The Epinephelus lanceolatus isolate andai-2023 chromosome 14, ASM4190304v1, whole genome shotgun sequence genome has a window encoding:
- the LOC144466860 gene encoding olfactory receptor 1P1-like codes for MDNASVVTFFRLSGLNYTVQHRIILFVLTLLCYSVIWIVNVVVIITITVDRKLHEPMYIFLCNLCISGLYGTAGFYPKFLMDLLSTTHVISYAGCLLQSFVIYSSIGSDLSILAVMAYDRYVAICHPLMYHSVMTTQRISLLVAFSWLLPLLCMFTNTMTIFQSKLCSSHIPKLYCSNSLIDKLACSASIANTSIAHVNIGIYVVHFFFLLWSYMYLVRTCLTSQQGRKKFMQTCIPHLVSLFSFAFAVLFDLMYTRFGSRMSSQGLQNFMAINVFLIPPVLNPLVYGLTLTKIRSRVLGFIQERKENVETK; via the coding sequence ATGGATAATGCCTCTGTAGTAACATTTTTTAGGCTTTCAGGATTAAATTACACAGTACAACATAGAATAATTCTCTTTGTTCTcactttactgtgttactcAGTTATTTGGATAGTAAATGTTGTTGTGATTATAACCATCACTGTGGACCGAAAACTTCACGAGCCTATGTATATTTTCCTGTGCAATCTGTGTATCAGTGGACTTTATGGAACAGCAGGCTTTTACCCCAAATTCCTCATGGATCTTCTTTCTACCACTCATGTCATCTCTTATGCTGGATGTCTCCTGCAGAGTTTTGTGATATACTCTTCAATTGGAAGTGACTTATCAATTCTAGCTGTTATGGCCTATGACAGATATGTGGCTATATGTCATCCACTAATGTACCACTCTGTGATGACTACACAAAGAATATCTCTCTTAGTTGCCTTCTCTTGGCTTTTACCTCTTTTATGCATGTTCACTAACACAATGACAATTTTCCAGTCAAAGTTATGCAGCTCACACATACCTAAACTTTACTGTTCAAACTCACTAATTGATAAACTAGCTTGCTCTGCCTCCATAGCAAATACAAGCATTGCACATGTCAACATTGGTATTTATGTTGtccattttttctttcttttgtggtCTTATATGTACCTGGTTAGAACATGTCTAACATCCCAACAGGGCAGGAAGAAGTTTATGCAAACATGCATTCCACATTTAGTCTCTTTATTCAGTTTTGCCTTTGCTGTGCTTTTTGATTTAATGTACACTCGATTTGGTTCGAGAATGTCATCACAGGGCCTTCAGAACTTCATggcaataaatgtttttttaattcctccAGTTTTGAATCCTCTGGTATATGGATTAACACTGACCAAAATTCGCAGTAGAGTTCTTGGTTTTATtcaagaaaggaaagaaaatgtcGAGACAAAGTAA
- the LOC117251768 gene encoding olfactory receptor 6E1-like, giving the protein MDNVSVLTFFVLSGLNYTVQHQIIIFVLTLLCYSVIWIVNVALIITIIVDRKLHEPMYIFLCNLCINGLYGAAGFYPKFLMDLLSTTHVISYAGCLLQGFVLHSSASAEFSFLAVMAYDRYVAICRPLVYHSVMTKQRVCVFVFFAWLIPIYLVFMGSVTTSRSRLCGSHIPKIYCINWLIGRLACFASIANVAIPAFNYTFFSGHFVFIIWSYVYLIRTCLTSRENMTKFIQTCLPHLLCLLIFSVCFLFDLLYMRFGSKDLPQSAQNFMAIVFLLIPPLFNPLIYGFKLTQIRNRIMFLCGKHL; this is encoded by the coding sequence ATGGATAATGTTTCTGTACTAACCTTTTTTGTGCTTTCAGGATTAAATTACACAGTGCAGCACCAAATCATTATCTTTGTTCTcactttactgtgttactcAGTCATTTGGATAGTAAATGTTGCTCTCATCATAACCATCATTGTGGACAGAAAACTTCATGAGCCTATGTATATATTCTTGTGTAATCTGTGTATTAATGGACTTTATGGGGCAGCAGGCTTTTACCCCAAATTCCTCATGGATCTTCTGTCTACCACTCATGTCATCTCTTATGCTGGATGCCTTCTGCAGGGTTTTGTGTTGCACTCTTCCGCTAGTGCTGAGTTTTCTTTTCTAGCTGTGATGGCCTATGACAGATATGTGGCTATATGTCGTCCTCTGGTGTACCACTCTGTGATGACCAAACagagagtttgtgtgtttgtattttttgctTGGCTTATACCCATTTATTTGGTGTTCATGGGTTCAGTAACAACATCAAGATCAAGGTTATGTGGCTCACACATACCAAAAATCTACTGTATAAATTGGCTGATTGGTAGACTAGCTTGTTTTGCCTCCATAGCAAATGTTGCAATCCCAGCTTTtaattatacttttttttctggtcattttgtctttattatttGGTCATATGTATATTTGATCAGAACATGTCTAACATCCAGAGAAAACATGACAAAGTTTATACAAACATGTCTGCCACATTTGTTATGTTTACtcattttttctgtgtgttttctttttgatttgtTATATATGCGATTTGGCTCAAAAGATTTACCACAAAGTGCCCAGAACTTTATGGCAATTGTATTTCTCCTCATTCCTCCACTGTTCAATCCCCTCATATATGGTTTTAAATTGACACAAATAAGAAATAGAAttatgtttctgtgtggtaAACATCTCTAG